From the Candidatus Brocadiia bacterium genome, one window contains:
- a CDS encoding ATPase, T2SS/T4P/T4SS family — MAEKKRKQLGQILKEMEIVTEKQIQDTLTIQKQKGGAIGRIFVQLGYATEGEVLLALGAQVGMDVVILDEVEIKPDVIEKVPASMAKVFKIIPIKWENNTLTVAMANPLNLSVLDDLKFMLSSDVKGAVSDEASVNRALEKYYTEEETLMDSVLKELGDTSGVTSSKDKALSLDNIQQMADQAPVKKLLSLILLHAIKDQAADIHFEPFEKEFKIRYRVDGVLYEMVPPPLNLALPLISRIKVLANMNIAETRLPQDNRIALNVGGKPIDVRVSTLPTMYGESVVMRILNREVVSLDLENMGIRDDDLKQIKNILSLPHGVFIVTGPTGSGKTTTLYGCLNYLNDVKWKIITTEDPVEYDLPGIVQCPINENIGVTYGACLRAILRQDPDTILVGEIRDQETARMAIEAALTGHQVMTTLHTNDAPSTIARILDLGVEPYLIMATLEAIIAQRLVRKICTKCKEEIEPTEEMLRDLNLSREEVEGKKFYAGKRCPACNNTGYKGRMALFEILLVNEKIKQMVLENVSVEKIRMAAREHGMRTLRENGLLAIYDGQTTAEEVIRETLSAESA, encoded by the coding sequence ATGGCCGAAAAAAAACGTAAACAGCTGGGGCAAATACTCAAAGAAATGGAGATCGTTACCGAAAAGCAGATACAGGATACGTTGACTATTCAGAAGCAAAAAGGAGGGGCTATCGGGCGTATATTCGTCCAGCTGGGTTACGCCACCGAAGGAGAAGTCCTGCTTGCCTTGGGTGCGCAGGTGGGTATGGATGTGGTCATCCTGGATGAGGTGGAAATAAAACCAGACGTAATAGAAAAAGTTCCCGCCTCAATGGCTAAGGTTTTTAAAATCATTCCTATCAAATGGGAAAATAATACCCTGACCGTGGCCATGGCCAATCCTTTGAATTTAAGCGTTCTGGACGACCTGAAATTCATGCTCAGCAGCGACGTAAAAGGCGCCGTCAGCGATGAAGCTTCGGTTAACCGGGCGCTGGAAAAATATTATACCGAAGAAGAAACCCTGATGGACAGCGTTCTCAAGGAACTGGGCGACACCAGCGGCGTAACCAGCAGCAAAGACAAGGCGCTAAGCCTGGATAATATCCAACAGATGGCAGACCAGGCGCCGGTTAAAAAACTGCTCAGCCTGATTCTTCTTCACGCCATAAAAGACCAGGCGGCCGATATCCATTTCGAGCCGTTCGAAAAAGAATTTAAAATAAGATATCGGGTGGACGGTGTTTTGTACGAAATGGTTCCTCCGCCGCTGAACCTGGCATTGCCGTTGATTTCACGCATCAAGGTTCTGGCTAACATGAATATAGCCGAAACGCGCCTGCCACAGGATAACCGCATCGCGCTCAACGTCGGCGGCAAACCGATAGACGTCCGTGTTTCTACCCTGCCCACCATGTACGGCGAAAGCGTGGTTATGCGTATCCTTAACCGCGAAGTCGTATCGCTCGATCTTGAGAACATGGGCATCCGGGATGACGACCTTAAACAGATAAAAAATATTCTCAGCCTGCCGCACGGGGTCTTTATCGTGACCGGACCGACCGGATCTGGTAAAACTACAACCCTCTACGGCTGCCTCAATTATCTTAACGACGTTAAATGGAAAATAATCACTACTGAAGACCCGGTCGAATACGACCTGCCCGGGATTGTCCAATGTCCGATTAACGAAAATATAGGCGTGACTTATGGGGCATGCTTGCGGGCGATACTCAGGCAGGACCCGGATACCATACTGGTCGGCGAAATACGCGACCAGGAAACAGCCAGAATGGCCATAGAAGCCGCCCTGACCGGCCACCAGGTGATGACCACCCTGCATACCAACGATGCGCCCTCGACCATCGCGCGGATTTTAGACCTGGGCGTTGAGCCTTACCTTATTATGGCTACCCTTGAAGCCATCATCGCCCAAAGGCTGGTCCGCAAAATCTGCACTAAATGCAAGGAGGAAATCGAACCGACCGAGGAGATGCTCAGGGACCTTAATTTGAGCCGGGAAGAAGTGGAAGGGAAAAAATTCTATGCCGGCAAACGATGTCCGGCTTGCAACAACACCGGCTACAAAGGCCGGATGGCCCTGTTTGAGATATTGCTGGTAAACGAAAAGATAAAACAAATGGTGCTGGAAAACGTCTCGGTGGAAAAAATCCGTATGGCCGCCCGCGAACACGGAATGAGAACGCTGAGAGAAAACGGCCTTTTGGCTATTTACGACGGACAAACAACAGCGGAAGAAGTCATCCGCGAAACACTTTCTGCCGAATCCGCTTAA
- a CDS encoding MogA/MoaB family molybdenum cofactor biosynthesis protein: protein MSDHEHAEFIPIGFSVLITSDSRSPKTDLTGKIITKLLTDNGHKCISFGIVPNKKNLIRLAIKKLTLKKNIRLIVTSGGTGCGRKDVTIETVRPFISKELDGFGELFRVLSYKEIGSRALMSRALMGVAGGDKIIVCLPGSPNAAKLALRKLILPELNHLVWELSRA, encoded by the coding sequence ATGTCAGATCACGAACACGCCGAATTTATTCCGATAGGTTTTTCCGTGCTAATTACTTCGGATAGCCGCTCGCCCAAAACAGACCTGACCGGCAAAATTATCACAAAACTTTTAACTGACAATGGCCATAAATGCATAAGTTTCGGTATCGTCCCGAATAAAAAAAATCTTATTCGGTTGGCTATAAAAAAACTGACTTTAAAGAAAAACATCAGGTTGATAGTAACCTCGGGCGGCACTGGCTGCGGGCGAAAGGATGTGACCATCGAAACCGTCCGGCCTTTTATTTCCAAGGAGCTCGATGGGTTTGGGGAACTATTCCGGGTCCTGAGTTATAAAGAAATCGGGTCCCGGGCATTAATGAGTCGGGCATTGATGGGCGTTGCCGGTGGCGACAAAATCATCGTGTGTCTGCCCGGCTCGCCCAACGCAGCCAAATTGGCCCTACGCAAACTGATTCTGCCGGAACTTAATCATCTTGTTTGGGAGCTTTCCAGGGCATAA
- the gyrB gene encoding DNA topoisomerase (ATP-hydrolyzing) subunit B, which yields MKKNKEEEEPKKSGTQEPSGKYDATNIKVLGGIEAVRTRPAMYIGDTGVRGFHHLINEVVDNSIDEAMGGYCKNIKVLIHEGDSVSVIDDGRGIPVDMHKEQKKSALEVVMTMLHAGGKFDKKTYKVSGGLHGVGVSVVNALSEWMTVEVWRDGAEHFQRYEAGRPVTKVEKRGKTSKRGTKVTFKPDRKIFPGDLKYNFDTVSTRLRELAFLTPGISISLADERNGKSEIFKYEGGIKSFVEHLNQNKKKIHSDVIYFQKQDGDVYIEVAMQYNDSYSENLFAFANNIHTIEGGTHVSGFRTALTRTFNNYGKNQGMFKEDDKLPIGDDYREGLTTIISCKLPNPQFEGQTKTKLGNQEIEGIVQALVNDGLSSYLEEHPATAKGVVNKVTTAARAREAARKARDLARRKDALFSGGLPGKLADCSSRDVSSTELFIVEGDSAGGSAKQGRNRQFQAILPLKGKILNVEKARIDKMLAHEEIRIIITALGTSIGKEEFDYSKLRYGKIIIMTDADVDGSHIRTLLLTFFFRHMPDLITNGHLFIAQPPLYKVKHKSKEKYVLSEKEMHQSLMELGLDDTYLEISEGRKKIRVEKTALKHLADNIERLEEYIRAIQSRLRGISARQYFLARDDKSGRHPSYYTCLQAENTETQHRFFHTDKELDKYIREQEKKLKQDLNLQLIGAEFELGEAPKLSKNNNGIPLKYLEFPYSKEIDKLVKDVEKNEVSAIDYFSKQVTVDKEKSIREFRLVNKAGDDQTVIELGSLSEMLKNLRRIGQRGMDIQRYKGLGEMNPEQLWETTMDPTRRTLLKISQEDQAKAENIFTVLMGEVVEPRRDFIEKYALEVKYLDV from the coding sequence ATGAAAAAGAACAAAGAGGAAGAAGAACCGAAAAAATCCGGAACACAGGAACCGTCTGGGAAATATGATGCGACCAATATTAAGGTGTTGGGAGGCATCGAAGCCGTTCGAACCCGTCCGGCCATGTATATCGGCGATACCGGGGTTCGTGGCTTTCACCACTTGATTAACGAGGTGGTCGATAACAGTATCGACGAGGCCATGGGCGGCTACTGCAAAAACATCAAGGTTTTGATTCACGAGGGTGATAGCGTGAGTGTTATTGATGACGGCCGGGGTATTCCCGTGGATATGCATAAGGAACAGAAAAAATCCGCGCTGGAAGTGGTTATGACCATGCTTCACGCCGGGGGTAAATTTGACAAGAAAACATACAAGGTTTCGGGCGGTTTGCACGGCGTGGGTGTCTCGGTGGTTAACGCTCTTTCCGAATGGATGACCGTTGAGGTTTGGCGAGACGGGGCCGAGCACTTTCAGAGATATGAAGCCGGCCGGCCGGTTACAAAGGTGGAAAAGCGCGGAAAGACCAGCAAGCGAGGCACCAAGGTTACCTTCAAGCCGGACCGTAAAATATTTCCGGGCGACCTAAAATATAATTTTGATACAGTGTCCACCCGATTGAGAGAACTGGCTTTCTTGACCCCGGGAATATCAATCAGCCTGGCCGACGAGCGAAATGGGAAATCTGAAATATTTAAATACGAAGGCGGCATTAAGTCGTTTGTTGAACACCTCAATCAGAATAAGAAAAAAATCCACTCTGATGTGATATATTTTCAAAAGCAAGACGGCGATGTATACATAGAAGTGGCCATGCAATACAACGACAGCTACAGCGAGAACCTGTTTGCGTTTGCCAATAATATCCATACCATCGAGGGCGGCACCCACGTGAGCGGTTTTCGGACGGCTCTAACCCGGACATTCAATAATTACGGCAAAAACCAGGGGATGTTTAAAGAAGACGATAAACTGCCTATCGGCGACGACTACCGCGAGGGTTTGACTACGATAATAAGCTGCAAACTGCCTAATCCGCAGTTTGAGGGACAGACAAAAACAAAATTAGGCAACCAGGAAATCGAGGGGATTGTTCAGGCTCTGGTTAATGACGGGCTTTCTAGCTATCTTGAAGAGCATCCGGCAACGGCTAAGGGTGTAGTAAACAAGGTAACCACGGCGGCCCGGGCGCGTGAAGCAGCCCGAAAAGCGCGGGATTTAGCCCGGCGCAAGGATGCTTTATTTTCGGGCGGGCTACCCGGCAAACTGGCTGATTGTTCTTCGCGGGATGTTAGTTCGACAGAGCTGTTCATCGTCGAAGGTGATTCGGCCGGCGGCTCGGCCAAGCAGGGGCGCAACCGCCAGTTTCAGGCGATACTGCCGCTTAAGGGTAAAATACTTAACGTGGAAAAAGCGCGCATTGACAAAATGCTCGCTCACGAGGAAATAAGAATTATTATTACGGCTTTGGGAACGAGCATCGGCAAGGAGGAGTTTGATTACTCCAAACTGCGCTACGGTAAGATTATTATTATGACCGATGCCGACGTAGACGGTTCGCACATTCGGACATTGCTATTAACGTTCTTCTTTCGGCACATGCCCGACCTTATTACCAATGGGCATCTTTTTATTGCCCAGCCGCCGCTTTACAAAGTAAAGCACAAGAGCAAGGAAAAGTATGTTCTTTCAGAAAAGGAGATGCACCAATCTCTGATGGAGTTGGGGCTGGATGATACTTATCTGGAAATAAGCGAGGGCCGCAAAAAAATCCGGGTAGAAAAGACAGCCCTTAAACACCTGGCTGATAATATTGAGCGGCTGGAGGAATATATACGGGCCATTCAATCGAGATTGCGTGGAATATCAGCGCGCCAGTATTTCCTGGCTCGCGATGACAAAAGCGGGCGGCACCCGAGCTATTATACCTGTCTTCAGGCAGAAAATACGGAGACGCAGCACAGGTTTTTCCATACGGACAAGGAGTTGGATAAATACATTCGTGAGCAGGAGAAAAAACTAAAACAGGATTTGAATCTTCAGCTCATCGGCGCAGAATTTGAATTGGGTGAAGCGCCAAAATTATCAAAAAATAACAACGGGATACCGCTGAAATACCTGGAATTCCCCTACAGCAAGGAAATAGATAAACTGGTAAAGGATGTGGAAAAAAATGAAGTTTCGGCGATAGATTATTTCAGTAAACAAGTTACCGTTGATAAAGAAAAGAGTATCCGGGAGTTCCGGCTGGTTAATAAAGCCGGCGACGATCAAACGGTTATAGAGCTTGGGTCTTTGTCCGAAATGCTTAAAAATCTCCGGCGCATCGGACAAAGGGGCATGGATATCCAGCGTTATAAGGGCTTAGGCGAAATGAACCCGGAACAGCTCTGGGAGACCACTATGGATCCGACCCGCCGGACACTGCTTAAAATATCGCAGGAAGACCAGGCCAAAGCAGAAAACATATTTACAGTACTGATGGGCGAGGTAGTCGAACCCCGGCGTGATTTTATCGAGAAGTACGCGCTGGAAGTTAAATATCTGGACGTATAA
- the dnaN gene encoding DNA polymerase III subunit beta, which yields MNISCSRDKILQAFQMANNVIPARSAMPILQNIKITADDKIASIIATDMEVGIQTHFKADIKEKGNVLIPAIRLGAILRETPEDKIELKSDGAIAKIITRHSDYKIMAPEVGDYPDFPAFNHKKAFEINSRGFREMVRKTSFAVSIETSRYALTGLLLEIRKKEIRMVASDGKRLGFVKRHSEQTISEDIKIIVPPKIMTLLDRILGGQFGEGEKPEGKEVKKAEDPTIKLDIDENQLKISIPQQDMPDTILFCRLIDGAFPDYETIIPSDNDKKLEFSSLELASAFRQAALVTTDKLRATKMEFKENKLVLKSRTQDVGEATITMDIKYAGAPFAITFNPDYFIDVLRVLGDVEVTLELKDKTSPGVIKYGKDFLYLVMPMTIEI from the coding sequence ATGAACATTTCTTGTTCGCGGGATAAAATTTTGCAGGCATTCCAAATGGCTAATAATGTGATTCCAGCCAGAAGTGCAATGCCGATACTTCAGAATATCAAAATAACCGCAGATGATAAAATTGCGTCTATAATCGCAACGGATATGGAAGTAGGCATCCAAACGCATTTTAAAGCGGATATTAAAGAAAAGGGCAACGTTTTAATTCCGGCCATAAGATTAGGGGCAATATTGAGGGAAACGCCTGAGGATAAAATAGAATTGAAAAGCGACGGAGCAATTGCGAAAATCATTACCAGACACAGCGACTATAAAATAATGGCTCCGGAAGTCGGGGACTACCCTGATTTCCCAGCGTTTAACCATAAAAAAGCGTTTGAGATAAACTCCAGGGGTTTCCGAGAAATGGTGCGTAAAACCAGTTTCGCGGTTTCTATTGAAACGTCAAGATATGCATTAACCGGGCTGCTTTTAGAAATTAGGAAAAAAGAGATTCGAATGGTTGCCAGCGATGGGAAAAGATTGGGATTCGTCAAGCGGCATTCAGAGCAAACCATTTCTGAAGATATTAAAATAATCGTTCCGCCCAAGATAATGACTTTGCTGGATCGGATATTAGGTGGACAGTTCGGCGAGGGCGAAAAACCAGAGGGCAAGGAAGTAAAAAAGGCGGAAGACCCCACAATTAAATTGGATATAGACGAGAACCAACTGAAAATAAGCATTCCTCAGCAAGACATGCCCGACACAATACTTTTCTGCCGGTTGATAGACGGGGCTTTCCCGGATTATGAGACGATAATACCGTCGGATAATGACAAGAAACTGGAATTCTCCAGCCTGGAATTGGCTTCGGCTTTCCGGCAGGCGGCCCTGGTAACCACGGACAAGCTGAGGGCAACCAAGATGGAGTTCAAGGAGAACAAGCTGGTCCTGAAGTCGCGCACCCAGGATGTCGGAGAGGCGACCATAACCATGGATATTAAATATGCGGGTGCGCCGTTCGCGATAACCTTTAATCCGGACTATTTCATAGATGTTTTGCGGGTGTTAGGCGATGTTGAGGTAACGCTGGAGCTAAAGGACAAGACTTCTCCGGGCGTAATAAAATACGGCAAAGATTTCCTTTACTTAGTGATGCCCATGACCATAGAAATATAA
- a CDS encoding Maf family nucleotide pyrophosphatase encodes MKPKTPQLILASGSSQRSRLLKMCRIPHRVMVSHIKETPVSKEDPAGLVVRNAYNKANAVASRLKTGLVIGADSVAYAGNHIIGKLGSRAKLTKTLKLMGGRVSFAYTGLALIDIKNRVCVMSYARTTLKFKKPSGPELARWTKIIGFRPECAGGFSVDGPGAMLMPHIEGCYFNILGMPLSKMAELFDGLGYNILDFVRQR; translated from the coding sequence ATGAAACCTAAAACGCCCCAATTAATACTTGCTTCAGGCTCCAGCCAACGCTCAAGGCTGCTCAAAATGTGCCGTATCCCGCACCGGGTAATGGTCAGCCATATTAAAGAGACCCCTGTTTCTAAGGAGGACCCAGCCGGACTGGTAGTCCGGAATGCCTATAATAAGGCTAATGCCGTTGCTTCCAGGCTAAAAACCGGGCTAGTCATTGGTGCAGACAGCGTTGCTTATGCCGGAAACCATATTATTGGCAAGTTGGGCAGCCGGGCTAAACTTACAAAAACCCTTAAACTTATGGGCGGGCGGGTTTCGTTCGCATACACCGGCCTGGCTCTAATCGACATAAAAAACCGGGTATGTGTCATGAGCTACGCACGCACCACCCTAAAATTCAAAAAACCGTCCGGGCCAGAACTGGCTCGATGGACCAAGATTATTGGCTTCCGGCCAGAGTGCGCCGGCGGATTCTCCGTAGACGGCCCGGGAGCCATGCTGATGCCTCATATCGAAGGATGTTACTTTAATATTTTAGGAATGCCATTGTCCAAAATGGCCGAACTCTTCGACGGGCTTGGTTATAATATACTTGATTTTGTGAGGCAACGATGA
- a CDS encoding DUF721 domain-containing protein, with amino-acid sequence MEKSISGLLKDFERKLRRDNKKIPDAISRDWEKVLGPRFAAQARIMGIKQNVLTVKVASAPLCQELNNFYKTRLIKGLKETEAGSKIRDIKFTL; translated from the coding sequence ATGGAAAAATCCATAAGCGGGTTGCTTAAAGATTTTGAGCGCAAATTAAGGCGCGATAACAAGAAAATTCCAGACGCCATCAGCCGGGATTGGGAAAAGGTGCTGGGCCCTCGGTTTGCGGCTCAAGCCCGGATAATGGGCATAAAACAGAACGTGCTGACGGTTAAAGTCGCCTCAGCTCCGTTGTGTCAGGAACTGAATAATTTTTATAAGACAAGGCTTATTAAAGGCCTTAAGGAAACAGAAGCTGGAAGTAAAATAAGAGATATAAAGTTTACGTTATGA
- a CDS encoding PPC domain-containing DNA-binding protein, which translates to MKYKKINDKWFIILAKGEKVVEKLTEFCNKKDIKAGFFKAIGAINDVEMAHFDPLEKKYSYKKMSGALEIVSLMGNVTRKDNQIIIHSHISVSAENMLVYGGHLKEAIVSVTCEIALVDLKTTVVRTLDKDSGLNLVDFS; encoded by the coding sequence ATGAAATACAAAAAAATAAACGACAAATGGTTTATAATTTTGGCCAAAGGAGAAAAGGTGGTTGAAAAACTGACAGAATTCTGCAATAAAAAAGACATTAAGGCTGGGTTTTTTAAAGCCATTGGTGCTATCAACGATGTGGAAATGGCGCACTTTGACCCGCTTGAGAAAAAATATAGTTATAAAAAGATGTCCGGCGCATTGGAAATCGTCAGCCTTATGGGTAACGTTACCCGCAAGGACAATCAGATAATTATTCACAGCCATATATCAGTCAGCGCAGAGAATATGCTGGTTTACGGCGGGCATCTTAAAGAGGCGATCGTTTCGGTTACCTGCGAAATAGCCCTGGTTGATTTGAAAACGACAGTTGTTAGAACGCTGGATAAGGACAGCGGTCTTAATCTGGTAGATTTTAGTTGA
- the fusA gene encoding elongation factor G: protein MAQAVNLSRVRNIGIMAHIDAGKTTLTERVLFYTGKSHKLGEVHDGKAQMDWMKQEQERGITITAAATTCYWKDHRINIIDTPGHVDFTVEVERSLRILDGAIAVFCAVGGVEPQSEAVWQQSDKYKVPKIAFINKMDRVGADFFAVLKSIESDLGANAIPLQIPIGSEDKFRGVVDLIEMKAYVHEDESPDSEINVEEIPEEYVAAAQKYHHILVEKAVELDDTLMAKYLESEEKITKAELIPAIRRGTIANRVVPVICGAAFKNKGVRKLLDAINAYLPSPVDLPPIKGTDPADPAKIIERRPSDDESFTALAFKVQADPHMGKLVYFRVYSGTLEAGGHVLNVSKNQNERMIRILLMHANQRENRADIHTGEIAVAIGLDHTVTGDTLCDPDHPILLESIEFPIPVISISIKPKTQAEKDRLGKALARLSEEDPTFTVHVDPETEETILSGMGELHLEIIVDRLKHEFNANVESGQPKVAYKETITASAAEKYKHVKQTGGHGQYAHVELEIAPAQPGEGFEFENSITQGSIPREFIPAVEKGVIDAMQKGVLAGYPVVDVKVSLVDGSFHEVDSSELAFRTAARECFKKAFSKASPILLEPYMSLEITTPQEYMGNIVGHICSKRGKVLAVEARANNQIIEAEAPLSEMFGYVSTLRSMSSGRANYSMHFEKYLQVPFSIAEQIAEEVLKRKKAKA, encoded by the coding sequence ATGGCGCAAGCAGTTAACCTGTCTCGGGTCAGGAATATAGGCATCATGGCCCACATCGATGCTGGCAAAACGACCCTAACCGAGAGGGTATTATTTTACACGGGCAAATCCCATAAACTGGGCGAGGTGCACGACGGCAAGGCCCAAATGGATTGGATGAAGCAAGAACAGGAACGGGGCATAACTATCACTGCTGCGGCTACCACCTGCTACTGGAAGGACCACCGGATAAACATCATCGACACGCCCGGCCACGTCGATTTTACGGTCGAAGTTGAACGCAGCCTCCGCATTCTGGACGGCGCCATCGCGGTCTTTTGCGCGGTAGGTGGGGTTGAGCCCCAGTCCGAAGCCGTTTGGCAGCAGTCAGACAAATACAAAGTCCCCAAAATAGCATTTATTAATAAAATGGACCGGGTCGGCGCAGACTTTTTCGCCGTTCTTAAAAGCATTGAGAGTGACTTGGGAGCCAATGCCATTCCGCTGCAGATACCCATCGGCTCCGAGGATAAATTCCGGGGGGTCGTAGACCTTATTGAGATGAAAGCCTATGTTCACGAAGACGAATCTCCGGACAGCGAAATCAACGTTGAAGAGATTCCGGAGGAATACGTTGCGGCCGCCCAAAAATACCACCACATCCTGGTCGAAAAAGCCGTTGAATTGGACGATACCCTGATGGCTAAATATCTTGAATCCGAAGAAAAAATAACCAAAGCCGAACTTATCCCGGCCATACGCCGCGGCACAATTGCCAATAGAGTTGTGCCCGTAATCTGCGGCGCCGCTTTTAAAAACAAAGGAGTTCGCAAACTTCTTGACGCGATAAATGCTTATCTTCCGTCACCGGTTGATCTGCCGCCCATTAAAGGGACCGATCCGGCCGACCCGGCTAAAATTATTGAACGTCGTCCGAGCGATGACGAATCGTTCACGGCCCTGGCTTTCAAAGTCCAGGCCGACCCGCATATGGGCAAACTGGTCTATTTCCGGGTTTATTCCGGCACCCTTGAAGCCGGCGGTCACGTTCTTAATGTCAGTAAAAATCAGAACGAACGAATGATCCGAATACTGCTCATGCACGCTAACCAGCGCGAAAACCGGGCCGATATTCATACCGGTGAAATTGCAGTGGCTATCGGGCTGGACCATACCGTCACCGGCGACACTCTATGCGACCCGGACCATCCGATATTGCTTGAGTCCATTGAATTTCCAATACCGGTCATCTCCATCAGCATAAAGCCAAAAACTCAGGCTGAAAAAGATCGGCTTGGCAAGGCGTTAGCCCGTTTGTCCGAAGAGGATCCAACCTTTACCGTGCACGTCGACCCGGAAACCGAGGAAACCATTCTTTCCGGTATGGGCGAACTGCACCTGGAAATAATCGTGGATCGCTTAAAGCACGAATTTAACGCCAATGTCGAATCCGGTCAGCCCAAAGTCGCTTATAAGGAAACCATAACCGCTTCGGCCGCAGAAAAATACAAGCACGTCAAACAGACCGGTGGACACGGGCAATACGCCCACGTCGAGTTGGAAATAGCGCCGGCCCAGCCGGGTGAAGGTTTTGAATTCGAGAATAGCATTACCCAGGGTTCGATACCCCGGGAATTTATTCCGGCCGTAGAAAAAGGCGTGATTGACGCCATGCAAAAAGGCGTCTTGGCCGGCTATCCGGTTGTTGATGTCAAGGTCAGCCTGGTTGACGGCTCATTCCACGAAGTCGATTCATCCGAACTCGCTTTCCGGACGGCGGCCCGCGAATGTTTCAAAAAGGCCTTTTCTAAAGCGTCACCCATCCTGCTTGAACCATATATGTCTTTGGAGATAACCACCCCGCAGGAATATATGGGCAATATCGTCGGGCATATTTGCTCCAAGCGCGGAAAGGTTTTGGCCGTCGAAGCCCGCGCCAACAACCAGATTATCGAAGCCGAAGCGCCGCTTTCCGAAATGTTTGGTTATGTCTCGACGCTTCGCTCGATGAGCAGCGGACGGGCTAATTATTCCATGCATTTTGAGAAATATTTGCAGGTCCCGTTCTCAATCGCCGAACAGATAGCCGAAGAAGTACTAAAAAGAAAGAAAGCCAAAGCGTAA